The Pedobacter ginsengisoli region CCACATTCTCCATCGTAAATGAATATGAAGGAAAAGGCAAAACCTTTTATCATTTTGATTTTTACCGTATCAAAAACCTTCAGGAGGCATATGATATTGGCTATGAAGAATACTTCTTTTCAGGAAATACCTGCTTTATCGAGTGGCCAGAAAAAGTTGAGGAACTATTACCTGAACATTATATAAAAGTTGAGATCAAAATGATTAATGAAAACGAAAGATTACTGTCCATCAATAAAATATAAAATAGCAGACCCTGATTATTAGGTTATTTTTTTCTTAATTTCAAGCTAAAATATCTCATAAACAAATATGGCTACAGGATTACGCGAAGGTATGGCCTCAATTGCTCAAAAAGGGCTTTTACAGCCCAAAGAGACAATGTTAGAAACCCGTCAGAAAAGCAATAGTTTGTATATTGGCATTCCAAAAGAAATCTCATTTCAGGAAAACCGAATAGCCCTTACCCCATTATCTGTTGCTCTTTTAATTAACAACGGGCATAAAGTAATTATAGAAACAGGTGCTGGTGTTGGCTCAAATTTCTCAGATAAAGATTACAGCGAGCAGGGGGCAATAATTTCATTTAATAAAAAAGATGTTTTTAATGCCGATATACTGGTAAAAATAGCCCCACCTACTTTAGAAGAAGTTGCGTTAATGCACAAGGGGCAAACGTTGATTTCGGCCCTTCAAATGGGAGGCTTGAAAGAAAGCTATCTAAAAGCCCTTCTTAATAAAAAAATCAATGCCATCTGCTTTGAAAACCTGAGGGATGAAGGAAATATTCTAAGCGTAGTACGGGCAATGAGCGAAATTGTTGGCGCAACGTCTATTCTTATTGCGGCAGAATACCTGAGCAATGTAACAGGAGGAAAAGGCCTGATGCTAGGTGGCTTCACAGGAGTTCCTCCAACCGAAATTGTTATTCTTGGTGCCGGTACGGTTGGCGAATATGCCGCCCGTACAGCTCTTGCTTTAGGTGCCGAGGTAAAAGTGTTTGATAGCTCTATTTATCGCCTGCGACGCCTACAAAACAACCTGGGCAGTCGCGTTTTTACCTCTGTAATGCAGCCAATAGTTCTTGGAAAAGCAATTACTACCTGTGATGTCGTTATAGGCGCAATCAGAGCTACCCATGGAAGAAGCCCGTGTATTGTAATGGAAGAAACTGTATCCCGAATGAAATCCAACTCTGTCGTAATCGATGTAAGTATTGACCAGGGCGGCTGCTTCGAAACCTCTACAGTCACAAACCATAAAGATCCTGTATTCAGGAAACACGATGTGATCCATTATTGTGTCCCTAATATTGCGTCCAGAGTACCAAGAACAGCATCATACGCACTTACAAATATATTTACCCCCATTCTTTTAGACATTGGCGACATGGGCGGACTCATGAATATGGTTTGGAGCAAGCCCGGAATCCGGGAGGCGCTGTATATCTATCAGGGGCATCTAACCAACAAAGATCTTGCAAACATGTACAATCTTCCGTACAAAGATATTGAACTGCTTATGGTCTCAAATCAGTAGTCTTGAAAATGAAACAGTACCTGTATTTATTGTTCTTGCTCTGCCCTTTCTTTATCTCGGCCCAGCAATACAAAGGCAATCCTTATGGCTTACAGGTCATTGGCTCAGATAAAGACTACAAGGCATCCTATGCTAAAAACCCGCAAAACGAACTCATAGAAATCAAAAGGGAAATTCCAAATATTAAGCTCGACATTAAGTACGCCACCAAAAATAATTTCATGAATCAGGTTATGTACAAAGAGGCCCGCGCTTTTGCCAGAAAGCCTGTTGTTACACAGCTAAAAAAGATACAATTAGTCCTTAACAAAAAAGGCTATGGCCTAAAAATCTTCGATGCGTACCGGCCATATGCCATCACACTGGCATTCTATCAAAAAGCCCTGAATAAAAACTTTGTTGCCAACCCCAAAAAAGGCTCTAAACATAATCGTGGATGTGCTGTTGACCTCACCCTGATTGATTTAAAAACCGGAAAAGAGCTGCAAATGCCAACCCCATACGACAGCTTTGCCGAGCAGGCCTCGCCATCCTATTCAAACCTACCGCCCCAGGTAATAAAAAACAGAACATTATTAATTACAACAATGCAAGCTTATGGTTTCCGTGTAATAAA contains the following coding sequences:
- the tsaE gene encoding tRNA (adenosine(37)-N6)-threonylcarbamoyltransferase complex ATPase subunit type 1 TsaE, producing MNINVNSLSDLDQAAISLLDFAGTEKIFVFEGDMGAGKTTFIKALTKALGVKELVSSPTFSIVNEYEGKGKTFYHFDFYRIKNLQEAYDIGYEEYFFSGNTCFIEWPEKVEELLPEHYIKVEIKMINENERLLSINKI
- a CDS encoding alanine dehydrogenase → MATGLREGMASIAQKGLLQPKETMLETRQKSNSLYIGIPKEISFQENRIALTPLSVALLINNGHKVIIETGAGVGSNFSDKDYSEQGAIISFNKKDVFNADILVKIAPPTLEEVALMHKGQTLISALQMGGLKESYLKALLNKKINAICFENLRDEGNILSVVRAMSEIVGATSILIAAEYLSNVTGGKGLMLGGFTGVPPTEIVILGAGTVGEYAARTALALGAEVKVFDSSIYRLRRLQNNLGSRVFTSVMQPIVLGKAITTCDVVIGAIRATHGRSPCIVMEETVSRMKSNSVVIDVSIDQGGCFETSTVTNHKDPVFRKHDVIHYCVPNIASRVPRTASYALTNIFTPILLDIGDMGGLMNMVWSKPGIREALYIYQGHLTNKDLANMYNLPYKDIELLMVSNQ
- a CDS encoding M15 family metallopeptidase translates to MKQYLYLLFLLCPFFISAQQYKGNPYGLQVIGSDKDYKASYAKNPQNELIEIKREIPNIKLDIKYATKNNFMNQVMYKEARAFARKPVVTQLKKIQLVLNKKGYGLKIFDAYRPYAITLAFYQKALNKNFVANPKKGSKHNRGCAVDLTLIDLKTGKELQMPTPYDSFAEQASPSYSNLPPQVIKNRTLLITTMQAYGFRVIKNEWWHFDFIGWKNYALMDIPFESL